The Heptranchias perlo isolate sHepPer1 unplaced genomic scaffold, sHepPer1.hap1 HAP1_SCAFFOLD_1631, whole genome shotgun sequence genome includes a window with the following:
- the LOC137309444 gene encoding protein C-mannosyl-transferase DPY19L1-like, which produces MRLKLFLTPHMCIMASLICSRQLFSWITNKSHHQIIVCVILAAMAVQGAINLKEQWSIIGEFSNFPQEELLEWINENTKKDAVFAGAMPTMASIKLSTGRPIVNHPHYEDAGLRERTKHVYAMYSRKSAEEVKNGLLRLGVDYFIFEDSWCLRKTRPGCSMPEIWDVEDLQNVRKTPLCSILSKSPAPHFTPVFQNDVYKVFKIKRSLSWT; this is translated from the exons ATGAGACTCAAACTTTTCCTCACACCTCACATGTGCATCATGGCTTCTCTAATTTGTTCCAGACAG CTTTTTAGCTGGATCACAAATAAATCCCATCACCAGATAATTGTGTGCGTAATACTGGCAGCAATGGCTGTACAGGGGGCAATAAACCTGAAGGAGCAGTGGAGCATCATTGGAGAGTTCAGCAACTTCCCTCAGGAGGAATTATTAGAATGGATTAACGAAAACACCAAGAAGG ATGCTGTGTTTGCTGGCGCTATGCCCACAATGGCAAGCATCAAGTTATCTACAGGACGGCCTATTGTAAATCACCCACACTATGAAGATGCAGGGCTGAG GGAAAGAACAAAGCATGTGTATGCCATGTACAGTCGGAAGTCAGCAGAGGAAGTGAAGAATGGTCTCCTCAGATTGGGTGTGGACTATTTTATTTTTGAAGATTCCTGGTGTTTGAGAAAAACAAG GCCTGGTTGCAGCATGCCAGAGATTTGGGATGTGGAAGATCTGCAAAATGTAAGGAAAACTCCCCTGTGCTCCATTCTTTCCAAGTCGCCTGCTCCTCACTTCACTCCTGTGTTTCAGAATGATGTTTACAAAGTCTTCAAGATAAAGAGAagtctcagctggacatag